One Arthrobacter sp. FW306-07-I genomic window carries:
- a CDS encoding ParA family protein: MSSEQGSATLEGTEFDLENAVMGPTGRPYREFPEPAPLSSHGPARVLAMVNQKGGVGKTTSTINLAAALAEYGRRVLLVDFDPQGALSAGLGVNPHELDLTVYNVLMDRKVDIRDAIHHTGVENVDLLPANIDLSAAEVQLVNEVAREQVLDRALKKVEDDYDVVLIDCQPSLGLLTVNALTAAHGVIIPLICEFFALRAVALLVETIDKVQDRLNPRLQVDGVLATMYDARTLHSREVITRLVEAFGDKVFETVIKRSIKFADATVAAEPITSYAGNHVGADAYRRLAKELISRGGAP; the protein is encoded by the coding sequence GTGAGCAGCGAACAGGGTTCAGCAACTCTGGAGGGCACGGAATTCGACCTCGAAAACGCGGTGATGGGGCCTACTGGGCGCCCATACCGTGAGTTCCCGGAACCCGCGCCGCTGTCCTCCCACGGTCCGGCCAGGGTGCTTGCCATGGTCAACCAAAAGGGCGGCGTGGGGAAGACCACCTCCACCATCAACCTTGCCGCCGCGCTCGCTGAATACGGCCGCCGCGTCCTGCTGGTGGACTTCGACCCCCAGGGCGCTCTGTCCGCCGGCCTGGGCGTCAACCCGCACGAGCTGGACCTCACCGTGTACAACGTCCTGATGGACCGCAAAGTGGACATCCGCGACGCCATCCACCACACCGGCGTTGAAAATGTCGACCTGCTGCCGGCCAACATCGACCTCTCCGCCGCCGAAGTGCAGTTGGTTAATGAAGTGGCACGTGAACAGGTCCTGGACCGCGCGCTGAAGAAGGTCGAAGACGATTATGACGTTGTCCTGATCGACTGCCAGCCGTCGCTGGGTCTCCTGACGGTGAACGCCCTTACGGCCGCCCACGGCGTCATCATCCCGCTCATCTGTGAATTCTTTGCCCTCCGCGCCGTGGCGCTCCTGGTCGAAACCATCGACAAGGTCCAGGACCGGCTGAACCCGCGACTGCAGGTGGACGGTGTCCTGGCCACCATGTACGACGCACGGACGCTTCACAGCCGCGAGGTCATCACCCGGCTGGTGGAAGCGTTCGGAGACAAGGTCTTCGAAACCGTCATCAAGCGCTCCATCAAGTTCGCAGACGCCACCGTGGCCGCTGAACCCATCACCAGTTACGCGGGGAACCACGTGGGTGCTGACGCCTACCGCAGGCTCGCCAAGGAGCTGATTTCCCGCGGCGGCGCACCCTAG
- a CDS encoding segregation and condensation protein A has protein sequence MAEPKPGFEVRLANFTGPFDLLLGLIAKHQLDITEVAIATVTDEFIKYIRKLQQLGEEWALDEASEFLVIAATLLDLKAARLLPAGEVEDDEDIALLEARDLLFARLLQYKAFKQVAGILGETLDQEGRRFPRQVALEEHFAAMLPELVWKHTPQQFAALAEAALRPKVPTQPPQVGLAHLHGSNVSVKEQAELLGLRLQQESPLTFRSLIADAGSTLVVVARFLALLELFRDRAVAFDQLSPLAELAIHWTAVDRDWSAENLSEEYEEQP, from the coding sequence GTGGCCGAACCCAAACCCGGTTTCGAGGTGCGGCTGGCCAACTTCACCGGTCCGTTCGACCTCCTCCTGGGGCTGATCGCCAAGCACCAGCTGGACATCACCGAAGTGGCCATCGCCACCGTCACCGATGAGTTCATCAAGTACATCCGCAAGCTGCAGCAGCTTGGCGAAGAATGGGCGCTGGACGAGGCGAGCGAGTTCCTGGTGATTGCCGCCACCTTGCTTGACCTTAAGGCGGCGCGGCTGCTTCCAGCCGGTGAAGTCGAGGACGATGAGGATATTGCCCTGCTGGAGGCCCGGGACCTCCTTTTCGCCCGGCTGCTCCAGTACAAGGCCTTCAAACAGGTGGCAGGCATCCTCGGTGAAACCCTGGACCAGGAAGGCCGGCGCTTTCCGCGGCAAGTGGCCTTGGAGGAACACTTCGCGGCGATGCTGCCCGAGCTGGTCTGGAAACACACGCCCCAGCAGTTCGCAGCATTGGCAGAAGCCGCGCTCCGGCCCAAGGTGCCCACGCAGCCGCCCCAAGTGGGACTTGCCCATCTGCACGGCAGCAACGTCAGCGTCAAGGAGCAGGCAGAATTGCTGGGGCTTAGGCTCCAGCAGGAGTCACCGTTGACGTTCCGTTCGTTGATTGCCGACGCCGGCTCCACCCTGGTGGTGGTTGCCCGGTTCCTGGCACTCCTGGAACTGTTCCGGGACCGGGCAGTTGCATTCGACCAGCTCTCCCCGCTGGCGGAGCTTGCCATCCACTGGACGGCGGTAGACCGGGACTGGTCAGCGGAAAACCTGAGCGAAGAGTATGAGGAGCAACCGTGA
- the scpB gene encoding SMC-Scp complex subunit ScpB produces the protein MDTQPQEDAGPATDFDHLPGGAKAALEAVLMVLDQPATEEELAAGLGLTVQRVRSLLAELQREYNGYTVKAPEMDSASHAGIGSSPRGFELRNIAGGWRIYSRTEFADIVGKYVLEGQTARLTQAALETLAVIAYRQPVSRARVSAIRGVNVDSVVRTLTQRGLIEDAGTDPESGAILYRTTSYFLERMGISSVEDLPQLSPHLPGLDGIAEFYDAETM, from the coding sequence CTGGATACGCAGCCGCAGGAGGACGCCGGCCCTGCCACGGACTTTGATCATCTCCCCGGCGGCGCCAAGGCCGCCCTTGAGGCGGTGCTCATGGTCCTGGACCAACCTGCCACCGAGGAGGAGCTGGCCGCAGGGCTGGGCTTGACGGTCCAACGGGTGCGTTCCCTGCTGGCCGAACTGCAGCGTGAGTATAACGGCTATACTGTTAAAGCCCCGGAGATGGACAGTGCCAGCCACGCTGGTATCGGTTCCAGCCCCCGGGGTTTTGAATTGCGGAACATCGCCGGTGGGTGGCGGATCTACTCCCGCACTGAATTTGCCGACATTGTTGGCAAATATGTGCTGGAAGGACAGACTGCCAGGCTCACCCAGGCGGCGTTGGAAACATTGGCAGTCATTGCTTACCGGCAGCCGGTTTCCCGCGCCCGTGTGTCTGCGATTCGCGGTGTCAATGTTGATTCCGTCGTACGGACGCTCACCCAGCGCGGGCTGATCGAGGACGCGGGAACGGATCCTGAATCCGGCGCAATCCTCTACCGGACTACCTCCTATTTCCTCGAGCGGATGGGAATCAGTTCAGTTGAGGACTTGCCCCAGCTGTCGCCGCACCTTCCTGGGCTTGACGGGATCGCAGAATTCTACGACGCCGAAACCATGTAG
- a CDS encoding pseudouridine synthase: MTQAGRQGSPRNGSGRGGNERNNSQQRSSQGGSFSGGSRGGTGKRAAGFGGDRPHRAPKPREERFVDPDLAGNQPERGAEGARGAKPSSRKPAARKPGAKKAPGTPGALKPKPRTGAPGAAASRAFGSERFGQNLGPVRKPGRKKHPRGNVPQSELHDADGVRLQKVMASAGVASRRVCEEMIAEGRVEVDGQVVTELGVRVDPKTAVIHVDGLRIQLDENLVYMVFNKPKGVVSTMEDPEGRPCISDFLKNNKNTGERLFHVGRLDVATEGLLLLTNDGELANRLTHPSYEVPKTYLVQVRGPFPQGVGAQLKAGVELEDGMAAVDSFRLVDSTPGHVLIEVVLHSGKNRIVRRMFDAVGFPVQRLVRVKVGPIGLGDQRQGSIRNLGKQEVGHLLASVGL, from the coding sequence ATGACACAGGCGGGACGCCAGGGTTCACCACGTAACGGTTCGGGACGCGGCGGGAACGAACGCAACAATTCCCAGCAGCGCAGTTCACAGGGCGGCAGCTTCAGCGGGGGCTCCCGCGGCGGGACCGGAAAACGCGCTGCCGGGTTCGGCGGCGATCGTCCGCACCGCGCTCCCAAACCGCGCGAGGAACGCTTCGTCGACCCCGACCTCGCGGGCAACCAGCCCGAACGGGGTGCGGAAGGCGCAAGGGGAGCCAAGCCGTCGTCGCGCAAGCCCGCTGCCAGGAAGCCCGGCGCTAAAAAGGCCCCGGGAACTCCCGGCGCACTCAAGCCCAAGCCCCGCACCGGCGCACCCGGGGCGGCAGCTTCCCGCGCGTTCGGCAGCGAACGCTTCGGCCAGAACCTGGGCCCGGTCCGCAAACCAGGCCGGAAGAAGCACCCCCGCGGCAATGTTCCCCAGTCCGAGCTCCACGACGCCGACGGCGTGCGGCTCCAGAAGGTCATGGCGTCCGCGGGCGTCGCTTCCCGGCGCGTCTGCGAGGAGATGATTGCCGAGGGCCGTGTTGAGGTGGACGGCCAGGTGGTCACCGAGCTGGGCGTCCGCGTCGATCCCAAGACTGCCGTGATCCACGTCGACGGCCTGCGGATCCAGCTGGACGAGAACCTGGTGTACATGGTGTTCAACAAGCCCAAGGGCGTGGTGTCCACCATGGAGGACCCCGAAGGCCGGCCCTGCATCAGCGATTTCCTCAAGAACAACAAGAACACCGGCGAACGCCTCTTCCACGTAGGCCGGCTCGACGTCGCCACCGAGGGGCTGCTGCTGCTGACCAACGACGGCGAACTGGCCAACCGGCTGACCCACCCGTCGTACGAGGTGCCCAAGACCTACCTGGTGCAGGTTCGCGGACCGTTCCCGCAGGGCGTCGGCGCCCAGCTGAAGGCCGGCGTGGAGCTGGAGGACGGCATGGCCGCCGTCGACTCCTTCCGCCTGGTGGATTCCACACCCGGGCACGTGCTGATCGAAGTTGTGCTCCACTCCGGCAAGAACCGCATCGTGCGCCGCATGTTCGATGCGGTCGGCTTCCCGGTCCAGCGGCTGGTGCGCGTCAAGGTGGGCCCGATCGGGCTTGGAGACCAGCGCCAGGGCAGCATCCGCAACCTGGGCAAGCAGGAAGTCGGCCACCTGCTGGCATCCGTAGGACTCTGA
- a CDS encoding prephenate dehydrogenase — MSAFKSQGRGHLDGPVVVIGTGLLGTSIGLGLRGRGVPVFLSDPSPTNQAVAVDIGAGRPLAELGSGTPQLVVVAAPPDVTADVVCRALADYPESVVVDIASVKADIQSRLRTLGADLSRYVGTHPMAGREKSGPVAARGELFTSMPWVLCPSEKTSGSALQVARSLASDLGAVVSQFSADEHDEAVALVSHLPQVMSSLVASRLQGTPLHALSLAGNGLRDVTRIAASDPTLWVQILGGNAAKVVEILYGVRDDLNRLIGTLEDPAAPGARLDLAQLISEGNAGQARIPGKHGGPPQAYSWLTVLVDDKPGQIAQLLTEIGEIGVNVEDLRLDHSSGQNVGMVELSVLPNKHDHLIEALNDRGWRVLQ; from the coding sequence ATGTCCGCCTTCAAAAGCCAGGGCCGCGGCCACCTGGATGGCCCCGTGGTGGTCATTGGTACCGGACTGCTGGGCACCAGCATCGGGCTGGGACTGCGGGGCCGCGGCGTGCCCGTGTTCCTTTCCGACCCGTCGCCCACCAACCAGGCCGTGGCGGTGGACATCGGTGCGGGCCGCCCCTTGGCGGAGTTGGGCAGTGGCACGCCCCAGCTGGTGGTGGTCGCTGCCCCGCCGGACGTGACGGCCGACGTCGTCTGCCGGGCACTGGCTGACTACCCCGAATCCGTCGTGGTGGATATTGCCAGCGTCAAGGCGGATATCCAGTCGCGGCTTCGCACCCTCGGCGCCGACCTTTCGCGGTACGTGGGCACCCACCCCATGGCCGGACGGGAAAAGTCGGGTCCGGTAGCTGCGCGCGGCGAGCTGTTCACCTCCATGCCGTGGGTGCTCTGCCCGTCGGAGAAGACGTCCGGGAGTGCCCTGCAGGTGGCCCGCTCACTCGCCTCCGATTTAGGCGCGGTGGTGTCGCAGTTCAGCGCGGACGAACACGATGAAGCCGTGGCACTGGTGTCGCACCTGCCGCAGGTCATGTCCTCCCTGGTGGCCAGCCGCCTGCAGGGGACGCCACTGCATGCGTTGTCGCTGGCCGGAAATGGACTTCGCGATGTCACAAGGATTGCCGCCAGCGACCCCACCCTGTGGGTGCAGATCCTGGGCGGCAACGCGGCCAAGGTAGTGGAGATCCTCTACGGCGTCCGCGACGACCTGAACCGCCTGATCGGCACCTTGGAAGACCCGGCAGCCCCGGGTGCGAGGCTGGACCTGGCCCAGCTGATCAGCGAGGGCAACGCAGGCCAGGCCCGGATCCCCGGCAAGCACGGCGGGCCGCCGCAGGCATACTCCTGGCTCACCGTCCTGGTGGACGACAAGCCCGGCCAGATTGCGCAGTTGCTCACCGAAATCGGCGAAATCGGCGTGAACGTGGAAGACCTTCGGCTGGACCATTCCTCGGGACAGAACGTGGGCATGGTGGAATTGTCTGTGTTGCCGAACAAGCACGACCACCTGATCGAAGCTCTCAACGACCGCGGATGGCGGGTACTTCAGTAA
- the cmk gene encoding (d)CMP kinase, with the protein MTQELLETMRALRIGRPLVVAIDGPSGSGKSSVSKEVARRLRLAYLDTGAMYRALTWYCVTEGIDLDDSPAVEQASRDFVLEVSTSPQEEYVRVGGVDVTDAIREPAISSAVSAVATTLGARTELIRRQRDLIEKHHRRMVVEGRDITTVVAPGAEVRMLLTASEEARLRRRGIQLGGTQDAEQLAAQVTHRDAKDSAVVNFTKAADGVVTLDSSDLDFEQTVDAALVIVTKVLNRD; encoded by the coding sequence ATGACACAGGAACTCCTCGAAACCATGCGCGCGCTGCGCATTGGCCGGCCCCTGGTGGTCGCCATCGACGGCCCCTCCGGCTCAGGCAAATCGAGCGTGAGCAAGGAAGTTGCCCGTCGGCTCCGACTGGCATACCTGGACACCGGCGCGATGTACCGGGCCCTGACCTGGTATTGCGTGACCGAAGGCATCGACCTTGATGACTCGCCCGCTGTAGAGCAGGCATCCAGGGACTTCGTCCTGGAAGTGAGCACCAGCCCGCAGGAGGAGTACGTCCGGGTGGGCGGCGTGGACGTCACGGACGCCATCCGGGAGCCGGCCATCTCGTCCGCCGTCAGTGCCGTGGCCACCACCCTCGGTGCCCGGACTGAACTGATCCGCCGGCAGCGCGACCTCATCGAAAAGCACCACCGCCGCATGGTGGTGGAAGGCAGGGACATTACCACCGTCGTCGCGCCCGGGGCTGAAGTGCGCATGCTCCTCACGGCCAGCGAGGAAGCCCGGCTGCGCCGGCGCGGCATCCAGCTGGGCGGCACGCAGGACGCCGAGCAACTGGCGGCCCAGGTGACCCACCGGGACGCCAAGGACTCAGCGGTGGTGAACTTCACCAAGGCGGCAGACGGTGTGGTCACCTTGGACTCCTCGGACCTGGACTTCGAGCAGACCGTGGATGCCGCCCTGGTGATCGTCACCAAGGTCCTCAACCGTGACTGA
- the der gene encoding ribosome biogenesis GTPase Der, with protein sequence MSDTTQTSGPSSADDDYRPTGTDQVAERLAAIDDDEAELRAASLRAGLEDYELDEDDAALLSGEYGDEDFEGPLKLDPVLAIIGRPNVGKSTLVNRILGRREAVVEDTPGVTRDRVMYSAQWNGRNFTLVDTGGWEHDARGIHARVAEQAEMAVELADAVLFVVDSAVGATATDEGVMKMLRRSKKPVIMVANKVDDFAQEADSAALWGLGFGEPYPVSALHGRGVADLLDHVMDVLPEFSTIEGVERSGGPRRVALIGRPNVGKSSLLNKLAGSERVVVDNTAGTTRDPVDEFIELGGRTWRFVDTAGIRRRQHMAQGADYYASLRTQSALEKAEVAVVLLAVDEVLSEQDVRILQLAIESGRALVLAFNKWDLLDDERRRYLEREIEQDLAHVDWAPRVNISAKTGWHKDRLVPALDLALENWDRRIATGRLNAFLGELVAAHPHPVRGGKQPRILFGTQASSRPPKFVLFTTGFLDPGYRRFITRRLRETFGFEGTPIEVSMRVREKRSRKR encoded by the coding sequence ATGAGCGACACCACCCAGACTTCCGGGCCTTCCAGCGCCGACGACGACTACAGGCCCACGGGCACCGACCAAGTTGCCGAACGGCTGGCAGCGATTGACGACGACGAAGCGGAGCTGCGTGCCGCTTCCCTCCGGGCCGGCCTGGAGGACTACGAGCTTGACGAGGACGACGCCGCCCTGCTGAGCGGCGAGTATGGCGACGAGGACTTTGAGGGCCCCCTCAAGCTGGATCCCGTCCTGGCCATCATCGGCCGGCCGAACGTCGGCAAGTCCACCTTGGTGAACCGCATCCTGGGCCGCCGGGAGGCGGTAGTGGAGGACACCCCCGGCGTCACCCGCGACCGCGTGATGTACTCCGCGCAGTGGAACGGCCGCAACTTCACCCTGGTGGACACCGGCGGGTGGGAGCATGACGCCCGCGGCATCCACGCCCGGGTTGCCGAACAGGCCGAGATGGCAGTGGAACTCGCCGACGCCGTGCTGTTCGTGGTTGACTCCGCGGTGGGTGCCACCGCCACGGACGAAGGCGTCATGAAGATGCTCCGCCGGAGCAAGAAGCCGGTCATCATGGTGGCCAACAAGGTGGACGACTTTGCCCAGGAAGCCGACAGCGCCGCGCTGTGGGGCTTGGGTTTCGGCGAGCCCTACCCGGTTTCGGCCCTGCACGGCCGCGGGGTTGCCGACCTCCTGGACCACGTCATGGACGTGCTGCCCGAGTTCTCCACCATCGAAGGCGTGGAGCGCTCCGGCGGCCCCCGCCGCGTGGCCCTCATCGGACGCCCCAACGTGGGCAAGTCCTCCCTGCTGAACAAGCTCGCCGGATCCGAACGCGTGGTGGTGGACAACACGGCCGGCACCACCCGGGACCCCGTGGACGAATTCATCGAGCTCGGCGGCCGCACCTGGCGCTTCGTGGATACGGCCGGCATCCGCCGCCGACAGCACATGGCCCAGGGCGCGGACTACTACGCCTCCCTCCGGACGCAGTCCGCGCTCGAGAAGGCGGAGGTCGCCGTCGTGCTCCTGGCCGTGGACGAGGTCCTCAGCGAACAGGACGTCCGCATCCTCCAGCTGGCCATCGAGTCCGGGCGCGCACTGGTTTTGGCCTTCAATAAGTGGGATCTGCTCGACGACGAACGCCGCCGCTACCTGGAGCGCGAGATCGAGCAGGACCTGGCGCACGTTGACTGGGCTCCGCGCGTCAACATCTCGGCAAAGACCGGCTGGCACAAGGACCGACTGGTTCCTGCCCTGGACCTGGCCCTGGAGAACTGGGACCGGCGCATTGCCACCGGGCGCCTGAATGCCTTCCTCGGCGAGCTGGTGGCCGCGCACCCGCACCCGGTCCGCGGCGGCAAGCAGCCGCGCATCCTCTTCGGTACCCAGGCCTCCAGCCGGCCGCCGAAGTTTGTGCTGTTCACCACCGGATTCCTGGACCCCGGGTACCGCCGGTTCATCACGCGCCGGCTGCGCGAAACCTTCGGGTTCGAAGGCACGCCCATCGAGGTCAGCATGCGCGTGCGTGAAAAGCGCAGCCGGAAGCGTTAA
- a CDS encoding polysaccharide deacetylase family protein: MRRSRFAVPGMALALALGGGLGGTALAQPVAATPAVAAHRSLPSSIVAEQAGDDAIAQHYEQLGGSASFLGAAIGGTYDIAGGRAQDYTAGTIYWSPATGAHEVHGAIRARYLALGGPAGFFGFPLADETATAGVPGRYNDFARGTVYWSPGTGAHEVHGAIRGEYLAFGGPGGYLGFPLTDETATPGGSGQYNDFERGTVYWSPGTGAHEVHGAIRGEYLAFGGPGGYLGFPLTDETATPGGSGQYNDFERGTVYWSPGTGAHEVYGAIRAQWAVLGWERSRLGYPTSGEYGITGGRRNDFQQGSILWHAASGRTEVVYTSFPSALRGVDLERIPTTQKIAALTFDAGANDAALRSILATLAANGVPGTFFLTGDWVNQFPSDPALIYNAGHRIGNHSMTHPDFTTLTDAQIAAEINSAQRTIEAAGGDPLPFFRFPYGARDGRTITDVDAAGYAAIRWTVDTLGWQGSMNGTRGPDFVVQRVMASAQPGEIILMHLGSNPDDGSTLDAAALPQVISQLRAAGYGFVTLDAALG; the protein is encoded by the coding sequence ATGCGCCGGTCTCGATTCGCCGTTCCCGGAATGGCCTTGGCCCTCGCCCTCGGCGGTGGTCTTGGGGGCACCGCATTGGCGCAGCCCGTTGCCGCCACGCCGGCAGTGGCTGCGCACCGGAGCCTTCCGTCTTCGATAGTCGCTGAGCAGGCCGGCGACGACGCGATCGCCCAGCACTATGAGCAGCTCGGCGGCAGCGCATCATTCCTCGGCGCGGCAATCGGCGGCACGTATGACATCGCTGGAGGTCGCGCCCAGGACTACACCGCCGGCACGATCTATTGGAGCCCCGCCACCGGAGCACACGAGGTGCACGGGGCCATCCGCGCACGTTATCTCGCACTGGGCGGCCCCGCCGGGTTCTTTGGCTTTCCCCTGGCGGATGAGACGGCCACCGCGGGCGTGCCGGGCCGATACAACGACTTCGCCCGCGGCACGGTCTACTGGAGCCCCGGCACCGGAGCACACGAGGTGCACGGGGCCATCCGCGGTGAATACCTCGCATTCGGCGGACCGGGCGGCTACCTGGGCTTCCCGCTCACCGACGAGACCGCCACTCCCGGCGGCAGTGGCCAATACAACGACTTCGAGCGCGGCACGGTCTACTGGAGCCCCGGCACCGGAGCACACGAGGTGCACGGGGCCATCCGCGGTGAATACCTCGCATTCGGCGGACCGGGCGGCTACCTGGGCTTCCCGCTCACCGACGAGACCGCCACTCCCGGCGGCAGTGGCCAATACAACGACTTCGAGCGCGGCACGGTCTACTGGAGCCCCGGCACCGGAGCCCACGAGGTGTACGGGGCTATCCGGGCCCAGTGGGCAGTCCTGGGTTGGGAGCGCAGCCGGCTCGGCTACCCGACCAGCGGCGAGTACGGCATCACGGGCGGGCGCCGCAACGACTTCCAGCAGGGATCGATCCTGTGGCACGCAGCCAGTGGCAGGACCGAGGTCGTCTACACCAGCTTCCCGTCAGCGCTCCGGGGCGTGGACCTCGAGCGCATTCCGACCACGCAGAAGATTGCCGCGCTCACGTTCGACGCCGGGGCCAACGACGCCGCCCTCCGATCGATCCTCGCCACCCTCGCAGCCAATGGCGTCCCAGGTACGTTCTTCCTCACCGGAGACTGGGTCAACCAGTTCCCCTCCGACCCGGCGCTGATCTACAACGCGGGACATCGGATTGGAAATCACTCCATGACCCACCCAGACTTCACCACCCTGACCGACGCCCAGATCGCTGCCGAGATCAACAGCGCGCAGAGGACCATCGAGGCTGCCGGAGGCGACCCCCTCCCGTTCTTCCGCTTCCCGTATGGGGCCCGTGATGGCCGCACGATCACGGACGTCGACGCCGCAGGCTACGCGGCGATCCGGTGGACCGTCGATACCCTGGGCTGGCAAGGCAGCATGAATGGAACGCGCGGTCCGGACTTCGTCGTGCAGCGTGTCATGGCATCCGCGCAGCCCGGGGAGATCATCCTGATGCACCTCGGCTCGAACCCCGACGACGGCTCAACACTCGACGCCGCGGCCCTCCCCCAGGTGATCTCCCAGCTCCGGGCGGCAGGCTACGGCTTCGTCACCCTGGATGCCGCCCTCGGCTAG
- a CDS encoding Fpg/Nei family DNA glycosylase codes for MPELPEVAGLAGFLDEQLRGCVVTKLQIVSFAVLKTADPPFNAIEGRTVSGVRRFGKFISIDTDGISLVFHLARAGWVRFTDSPADSQLRMGKGLIAVRCAFSGPEGPRGLDLTEAGTKKSLAVYVVRDPQEVPGIATLGPDPFTEAFDADMLAEILAGSSHQIKGLLRSQSVIAGIGNAYSDEILHAARISPFATAKSLDRDTVQVLYDAIHSVLGEALAEARGKPPKDLKDVKRSHMRVHARAGQPCPVCGDTVREVSFADTALQYCPTCQTKGKILADRRTSKFLK; via the coding sequence ATGCCGGAACTGCCTGAAGTCGCCGGCCTCGCCGGGTTCCTGGATGAACAACTGCGGGGCTGCGTGGTCACCAAACTGCAGATCGTCTCCTTTGCCGTGCTTAAGACGGCGGATCCGCCCTTCAACGCGATCGAGGGACGTACCGTGTCAGGCGTGCGGAGGTTCGGCAAGTTCATCAGCATCGACACGGATGGCATATCGCTGGTGTTCCACCTGGCGCGGGCAGGCTGGGTGCGTTTCACGGACTCCCCTGCCGACAGCCAGCTCCGAATGGGCAAGGGCCTCATAGCGGTGCGGTGTGCCTTCTCGGGCCCCGAGGGGCCCCGTGGGCTGGACCTGACCGAGGCGGGCACCAAGAAGAGCCTGGCCGTCTATGTGGTGCGGGATCCGCAGGAGGTGCCCGGCATCGCCACGCTGGGGCCCGATCCTTTTACCGAGGCGTTCGACGCCGACATGCTGGCTGAGATCCTGGCCGGCAGTTCACACCAGATCAAGGGCCTCCTGCGCAGCCAGAGCGTCATTGCCGGCATCGGCAACGCCTACAGCGACGAAATCCTGCATGCCGCACGGATCTCGCCCTTTGCCACCGCAAAGTCCCTGGACCGGGACACCGTGCAAGTGCTGTACGACGCCATCCACAGCGTGTTGGGCGAAGCGCTGGCAGAGGCCCGCGGCAAGCCTCCCAAGGACCTTAAGGACGTCAAGCGCAGCCACATGCGCGTGCACGCCCGTGCCGGCCAGCCCTGCCCTGTCTGCGGGGACACCGTCCGGGAGGTGTCGTTCGCGGACACGGCCCTGCAGTACTGCCCCACGTGCCAGACCAAAGGCAAGATTCTGGCTGACCGCAGGACATCGAAGTTCCTGAAATAG
- the gcvH gene encoding glycine cleavage system protein GcvH, whose protein sequence is MSNIPEDLSYTAEHEWVTAPNADGVVRVGITDFAQDALGDVVYAQMPEVGTKITANEVVGEVESTKSVSDIYAPVSGEVVARNDSLDSDSALINTDPYGDGWLIEVKLAEPDAVESLLSASEYEQQVG, encoded by the coding sequence ATGAGCAACATTCCCGAAGACCTGTCCTACACCGCGGAACATGAGTGGGTCACGGCCCCCAATGCCGACGGCGTGGTCCGCGTGGGAATCACCGACTTTGCCCAGGACGCCCTTGGAGATGTCGTTTACGCCCAGATGCCCGAAGTGGGCACAAAGATTACGGCAAACGAAGTGGTGGGCGAAGTGGAGTCCACCAAGAGCGTGAGCGATATTTACGCGCCCGTTTCCGGGGAAGTCGTGGCCCGGAACGACTCGCTGGACAGCGATTCTGCACTGATCAACACTGATCCCTACGGTGATGGCTGGCTCATCGAGGTCAAACTCGCCGAACCTGACGCCGTTGAGTCTTTGCTCAGTGCATCCGAGTACGAACAGCAGGTAGGCTAA
- a CDS encoding FHA domain-containing protein: MAGHRHNPADGDYGTGAARASETTSIHLTPVTDEPTITPRLSSDERNSVEALPAGSALLVAHSGPNAGARFLLDSDVTTAGRHPDADIFLDDVTVSRRHVEFRRTARSFEVVDKNSLNGTYVNHDRVDRVELKSGSEVQIGKFRLTFYLSPATAAGRS, translated from the coding sequence ATGGCTGGCCACAGACACAACCCTGCCGATGGGGATTACGGCACGGGTGCGGCTAGGGCGTCGGAGACCACCTCGATCCATCTCACCCCGGTCACCGACGAACCCACCATCACTCCCAGGCTGTCCTCGGACGAGCGCAACTCCGTTGAGGCCCTGCCCGCAGGTTCGGCGCTGCTCGTGGCCCACAGCGGTCCGAACGCAGGTGCCCGGTTCCTGCTGGACTCGGATGTGACCACCGCAGGACGCCACCCGGATGCGGACATCTTCCTGGACGACGTCACGGTGTCGCGCCGCCACGTCGAATTCCGGCGCACCGCGCGCAGCTTCGAAGTGGTGGACAAGAACAGCCTCAACGGCACCTACGTCAACCATGACCGTGTGGACCGCGTCGAGCTGAAGTCCGGCAGCGAAGTCCAGATCGGCAAGTTCCGCCTCACCTTCTACCTGAGCCCTGCCACGGCTGCAGGCCGCAGCTGA